Within Chlamydiota bacterium, the genomic segment ATCGCCCGCATCCTCGTCGAGCTGTTCGAGAAGGCCGGGCTCCCGCCGGGCGTCCTCAACATGGTGGTAGGCCCGGGCTCGGCGGTGGGCGAGTCCATCGTCCACCATCCCGCGATCAAGGCGGTCTCATTCACCGGCTCCAACGAGGTGGGGAAGCGGGTGATCGCGGAGTCGGCACGGCTGCACAAGAAGGTGACCTGCGAGATGGGGGGGAAAAACGCGCTGGTCCTCATGGAGGACGGCGACATCGACGCGGCGGTCGCGGCGACGGCGGACGGCGCCTTCGGCTCGACCGGCCAGCGATGCACCGCCACCAGCCGCGTCCTCGTCCACAGAAAGGTCAAGGATGCCTTCGTGGAACGGCTCCTCGAGAAGGCGCGCGGCTACGTGCCCGGCGACGGGATGGACCCGGCCACGACCATGGGGCCGGTGGTCGACAGAAAACAGTACGAGAGCGTCCTCGCGCACATCGAGGCGGGGCGAAAGGAGGGGGCGCGCCTCCTCCTCGGCGGCGGGGCGGCGGCGGGGAACGGCTACTTCATCGAGCCCACGATCTTCGACGGGGCGACGCCCGCGATGCGGATATTCCGGGAGGAGATATTCGGGCCGGTGCTCTGCATCTCGGAGTTCGAGCGGTTCGACGAGGCGATCCTGCTCTCCAACGCGACGGAGTACGGATTCACGGGGGCGATCTTCACGCGCGACGTGAGGGCCATCATGCGCTTCATCGAGCAGGCGGAGATACAGATGGTGCACATCAACGAGCCCACGATCGGCGGGGAGGCGCAGCTCCCGTTCGGTGGATGCAAGGCGACCGGGTACGGGGACCGCGAGATGGCCGACGAGGGGCTCAACTTCTTCACGCTGACCAAGACGGTGTTCATCAACTACTCGGGCCGCGGGGAGCGGGCGATGGTCAGATAGCGGGGGCGTTCCGTCTTTCGATCGAGACGCCCCGGCGCCACGGCACGTTCCGCCTCGCCGGGCGGAACGTCCGGGCCCCTCCCCGCATCCCGCCGCCTCACCCGCCGGCGTTGACCC encodes:
- a CDS encoding aldehyde dehydrogenase family protein, producing IARILVELFEKAGLPPGVLNMVVGPGSAVGESIVHHPAIKAVSFTGSNEVGKRVIAESARLHKKVTCEMGGKNALVLMEDGDIDAAVAATADGAFGSTGQRCTATSRVLVHRKVKDAFVERLLEKARGYVPGDGMDPATTMGPVVDRKQYESVLAHIEAGRKEGARLLLGGGAAAGNGYFIEPTIFDGATPAMRIFREEIFGPVLCISEFERFDEAILLSNATEYGFTGAIFTRDVRAIMRFIEQAEIQMVHINEPTIGGEAQLPFGGCKATGYGDREMADEGLNFFTLTKTVFINYSGRGERAMVR